Part of the Angustibacter luteus genome, GGACCAGCCCGTTGTGCAGCAGGGTGGCTGCTTCCATGAAGACCTCGCGGGCCATCTCGAGGTCGACCTCGGGTCGCGCCTGGGCCACGGCCTCGGCGGTCGCGAGGAACTGGTCGAACGGGGGGTCGACGGCGCTGGGCATAGCGCGAGCCTGCCAAGGCGCCGACGTCCCGACAACCGAATATGTGGCGCTGCGGCGACGTAGCGTGGCACGTATGACCGACACGTATCGACTCGCCGACCGGGACGTCCACCGGATCGGCTACGGCGCCATGCAGCTGCCCGGCCCTGGCGTGATGGGGCCACCCCGCGACCACGACGGCGCGCTGCGGGTGCTCCGCCGCGCGGTCGAGCTCGGCGTGAACCACATCGACACCGCCCAGTACTACGGCATCGGGGTGTCCAACGGCCTGATCCGCGAGGCGCTGCACCCCTACCCGGACGACCTGGCGATCGTCTCCAAGGTCGGTGCCCGGCGCGACGCCGGCGGCGGTTGGATCGCCGCGCAGCATCCGGCGCAGCTGCGGGAGGACGTCGAGGAGAACCTGCGCGTCCTCGGGGTCGAGCGCCTGACCGCGGTGAACCTGCGCCGGATGGACGAGCACGCGGATCCGGCGGATGCCGTGCCGTTCGAGGACCAGCTCGCGGAGATGGTGGCCCTGCGCGAGGAGGGAAAGATCGCGGGCGTCGGGGTGTCCACGGTCTCGGCGGAGCAGGTGGAGACGGCGATCCGGCTGGCCGACATCGCGTGCGTGCAGAACGCGTTCAGCCTGGTCGACCGGGGCGACGCCGACGTCCTCGCCCGGTGCACTGCGGTCGGCGTCGCCTACGTGCCGTACTTCCCGCTCGGCTCGGCCTTCCCGCACCTCCCCAAGGTCACGGAGCAGCCGCAGGTGCAGGCGGTGGCGGCCCGGCACGGCGTGCCGGCGAGCCGCGTCGGACTGGCCTGGGTGCTGTCGCGCGCCGAGAACGTGCTGCTGATCCCCGGCACGTCGTCCGTCGACCACCTCGAGGACAACCTGGCGGCCGGGGACCTCACCCTGTCCGCGCAGGACCTGGACGAACTGGCCGGCGTCAGGGCCGGTTGAGACCGGCTAGCTCAGCCCGTCCGCGTGGCCGTCGAGATAGGCGGCGACGAGCGTCCCGAGGCTGGGCAGGTGGTAGCCGCCCTCCTGCACGACCACGGACGGCAGTCCGGTGTGGCCCAGAACCGTTCCGGCGCCCCGGTATCCGTCGTGGGTGACCAGCAGCGGGCTCTCCGGGTCGTCCGCCGCGGCATCCACCCCGAGCGAGACGACGAGCGCCGTGCAGCCGGCCTGCGCGACCCAGGCCGCCAGGTCGCCGACCGCCGCCAGCCAGGGCCCATCCCCCGTTCCCGCGGCGAGCGGGACGTTCCGGGTCGCCCCGACCCCTGGCCCGACGCCCGTCTCGTCGGCGTACCCGACGACGTGCGGGAACCAGCCCGCGCCGGGGTCGACGTGCACGGACCCGTAGAGCACGTCGGCACGGTCGTAGAAGATCGCGGCGGTCCCGTTGCCCTGGTGGGCGTCGATGTCGACCACGGCGACGCGCTCGTGGCCCTGGCCGCGAAGTGCTTCTGCCGCAACGGCGGCGTTGTTCAGGTAGCAGGAACCGCCGAAGCCGGCGGGCGTCGCGTGGTGCCCCGGAGGACGGCAGAGCGCGTACGCCAGCCGCTCCCCCGCGCCCACCAGCGCAGCGGCCTCGAGGGCGCAGTCGACCGCCGCCCGCGCCGCCTCCCAGGTGCCCGGGCCGACCAGCGTCATCGTGTCGTAGGCGAACCGCCCGGCGTCCGCGTGCACCGAGACGGGACGGCGCACCGGCAGCCCCGCAGTCATCGCCGGGGTCGGGAACAGGTACGGGACGACGCGGTCCTGCCCGACCAGCTCGGCGTACGGCCCCGCCGCCCAGCGCTCGGCGGCCGTGGCCAGGAACTCGAGCAGCTCGCCGTCGTGCACCTGCCGCAGCACGTCGTCCCCGTGCCCGGGTGCCTCGACCAGTCGGTGGCCGGCGTCCCGCAGCGCCTGCAGGATCACGTCCACCCGGGTGGCGACCTCGGTGCCCTGGGTGGCCACGCCGACCCAGATCTCGTGCCGCGGGTCGTGCTCGCGGGTGGCCGGCGACCACACCACCGGCGCCGTCAACTGACTCATGAGTCAGCATCACACCACATCCGGGTCCGCGGTGCGGCAGGATGGCGCCATGTCGCGCGCGCGTGAGATCGGCATCGAGATCGGCGTCCTGCCCACCGGCCCCACGAACTCCGTGCTGGACGTCGCCGGGGTGGGCCTCGGGCACGCGACCGTCGTGCGGGACGAGCCGGCTCCGCCGCAGGGGCGAGGCGTGGCGCGCACCGGCGTGACGACGTTGCTGCTCGCCGAGGACGCCTACCTGCGGCCGGTCGCCGCCGGCGGCGCGGTGCTGAACGGCGCCGGCGAGTGCACCGGGTTCCTCACCGCGGGCGAGTGGGGCGCGGTCGAGACGCCGGTCTACCTGACGTCCACGATGCAGCTCGGCCGGGTCTACGACGCGGCCTGCCAGATCGCGCTCGAGCAGCACGACGCGGTGGCCGACGACGTCGTCATCCCCGTCGTCGGCGAGTGCGACGACTCCTTCCTCAACGACTGCCGGCGGATGCAGGTGAGCGAGCAGGACGTGCGCGACGCCTACGCCCGGGCCCTCGCCTCGCGGGGCGGCGAGCAGGCACCCGCCGAGGGCGCCGTCGGCGCCGGGACGGGCATGTCCTGCCTGGGGTTCAAGGGCGGCATCGGCACGTCGTCCCGGGTGACGCCGGACGGCCACACCGTTGCCGTCCTGCTGCTGACCAACTTCGGCGAGCGCAAGCGCCTCACCGTGGACGGGACGCCGCTCGGCCGCCTGCTGCCACCACCGGAGGAGCTCAGCGCGGATCGGGTCGAGCCGGACCGTCCCGCCGGATCGTGCATCGGGATCGTGGTGACCGACGCGCCGGTGGACAGCGCCGGGTGCGCCCGCCTGGCCCGCCGCATCGGCCTCGGCCTGGCGCGCACCGGATCCACCGCGCACCACGGCAGCGGCGAGATCTTCCTGGCCGCCTCCACCGCGTGCCGCACCGACCGGGACGGCGGGTCCAGCGGCATCGAGCTCGTGTCGGGTCGCGGGCTGGACGCGCTGTTCGAGGCGGTGGTCGATGCCGCGGAGGAAGCCGTCCTGAACTCCCTGCTCACCGCCCCGACCACGGTCGGACGGGACGCCAACACCAGCGAGGGCCTGGATCCCGCGCTGGTCACCCGACTGATGGGGGGTGCCTACCGTGGCCGGCACTGAGCGCGAGGTCCGCATCCCGATGGCGGACGGCGTGGAGCTCGCAGCGACGCTCTACCTGCCGGACGAGGCCAACGGACCACAACCCTGCCTGCTGGAGGCGTTGCCGTACCGCAAGGACGACCTCACCTCCTCCTACGCCGACAGCTACCAGCGGCTGCGCGACGAGTACGGGTACGCGGTCTGCCGGCTCGACCTGCGCGGCACCGGCTCCTCGGGGGGCGACGCCACGGACGAGTACCCGGAGGCCGAGCAGTCCGACCTGCCGTCGGTGATCGGCTGGCTCGCCGAGCAGCCGTGGTGCAGCGGGAACGTCGGCATGTGGGGCACGTCGTACTCGGGCTTCAACTCCCTGCAGATCGCGTGCGAGCGGCCGCCCGCCCTGAAGGCGGTCTGCGGCATCTACTCCAGCGACGACCGCTGGACCGACGACGTGCACTGGCGGGGCGGCGCGCTGCGGTTGGTCGACCAGGTCGACTACAACCACTACATGACGCCGATGTGCGTCCTGCCACCCGTGCCCGCGCTCTGGGGCGAGGACTGGCGCGACGAGTGGCGGCGCCGGCTGGAGACCAACGAGCCCTGGGCGCTCACCTGGCTGCGGGAGAACCGCGACGGCGACTACTGGCGGCACGGCTCCGTGCGGGTCGACACCGGCACGCGCGGGTACGAGCGCATCGAGTGCGCGGTGATGATCGTCGCCGGCTGGGCCGACGGTTACCGCAACAACTCGTTCCGGACCATCGCCGCGCTGCGCGAAGCCGGTGTGCCGCACCGGTTGCTGGCCGGACCGTGGGCGCACGCCGACCCGGCGAGCGCCATCCCCGGGCCGCGGATCGACCTGGTGCCCGAGATGGTGGCCTGGTGGGACCGCTGGCTGCGCGAGGACGACTCGACCCCGCACGAGGACCGCGCCGATGTGTTCGTGCGCACCTCGACGCGGCCCGAGCCGGACCTGGAGCTGCACGAGGGGTACTGGGTCAGCGACACCTGGCCCTCGCCGGCCACGGCCTGGGCGACCCACGAGCTGGACGGGACCCGCTCCCTCCCAGTCGATCCGGACGTCGGCACCTCGGCCTGGATCGACTGCGCGGGCCACCTGCCGTGGGGACTGTCCGGCGACCAGCGCGAGGACGACGTCCGGTCGCTGACCTGGGACCGCCCCGCCGGGGGTGAGGTCCTGATCGGGCAGCCGCGGCTGCGGCTGCGGGTCAGCGCCGACGCCCCGGCGGCGTCCTTGTCGGTCAAGCTGTGCGACGTGTTCGACGACGGCACGTCCGCCCTCGTCTCGCGCGGCAGCCTGGACCTGGCCTTCCGGGCCGGCGTGCACGCGGCCACCGACCCGGAGCCCCTGGTGCCCGGCGAGGTCTACGACGTCACGGTGGAGCTCGACGCCTGTGCGTACGCGTTCTCGCCCGGGCAGACCCTGCGGGTCAGCGTCGCCGGGACGGACTGGCCGAACACGATCGCACCCCCGGCACCGGTCACGCTGACGGTGCACTCGGCGGAGCTGGACCTACCGCTCTGGAGCGGTTCCGAGCGCCCGGCGCCGGCGTTCACGCCGGGTGAGCCGTCGTCGTCCGAGGACCCGTCCGACGTGGCCTGGACGATCACCCGCGACGTGCTGGCCCGCACCACCACCTGCGCGGTGCGCAGCGGCTCGACGTACCCGGTGCCGTACGACGGCGAGGCCACCGAGCACTACGCCGGCGAGGTCGTGGTGGACCGGCGCACGTTCGCCCAGCACGCTGCTGCCACCTGCACGTACCGCCTGAGCTGGCCGGGGATCGACGTGCGGGTGATGTCGACGATGCGGATCGACGTCGGGGCTGAGGGCTACGCGGTCGCGATCGACGCGGAGGCCTACGACGGCGACGAGCTGGTCAGCCGGCGCACCTGGTCCGAGCACGTGCCTCGCTGACCGACCGGCGGTCGGTCACGCCTCGAGCCGCCCGGTGCGGTAGGCCTGGCCGATCATCGCGACGACCTGCATGACGGCGTCCTCGTTGGGCGCGAACGGACCTGGCCGGAAGTGCGGGCTGGCCAGGCCGCGCTGCACGGACTCGCAGGCACCCCAGTCCTGCTTGTTCGTCACGTCCCAGAACTCGACGGCACCTCGGGCCGAGGGCGCCGACCCGTCGGCCGGCGGCGCGACCAGCCAGGAGCACTCGACCCAGGTACGCCCCGGGGACAGCGGCACCATCCGGTGGGTCATCACGTAGTCCGGGTGCGCCGACACCAGCAGGTTCGGCAGCAGGTGCAGGTACTCCACGCGCGTCGGGTCGACGCCGGGCAGCGGCGTGGCCGCCAGGGCGCCGTCCATCGACATGGTCGACATGCCCTCGCGCAGGTCCATCGACCCACCGACCCAGGCGCCGGGCAGCTCGTAGTTCTCGCCGGAGGTCGGCGGGCTGACCTGACAGAGCTCGGGGTGGATCAGCGGGCAGTGGTAGCACTCGTGGTAGTTCTCGGCGATGACCTTCCAGTTCGCCGCGACCTCGTAGGTGTGCCGGTCCGCGAGCACCAGCGAGCCCGGCGCGTACGGCGAGACCAGCCCGGCCAGGGCGCCCAGGTGCGCCTCGAACGACGGGACGTCCACGTCTCCCAGCGGGTGCAGCGCGTGCCCGAAGACCCAGCCCTCCCACTCGCGCACGGGCAGCTCCACCAGGGCGTGCTCGGCGAAGTCGAAGGTGTCGTCCTCCCGGAACCCGGGTGCGCCGACCAGCTCGCCGGACGGGGCGTAGGTCCACGCGTGGTAGGGACACTGGACGGTGCGGCGGTGCGACGCCTCACCCTCGGGCAGCAGCTCGTGGCCGCGGTGCCGGCAGGTGTTCGCGAACATCCGCAGGGTCTCGCCGTCCTGCACCAGGAGGGTCGAGACGTCACCGACCCGCAGCGCGCGCTGGGAGGTCCGGCGGCCCTCGGCGGGCGTCGGCAGCAGGTCGTCGAGCCGCCCCAGGCACGTCCAGGTGCCGGCGAACAGGTGACGCCGCTCCCAGGCGAGCACCTCGTCCGAGGTGTACGCGTCGGCCGCCATCATCTGCCCGGGCAGTCCGGGGGCGGGGGCCAGCCGGCGTACCGACTCGACCTGGTCGGCGTTCATGTCGTCGATCACCACACCTCCTGCGGACGGGGCCATATGCTGCGCTGCATGGGATTGCGACCGTGACGCGGGGACGACGCAGCGTCGACGTCCGTCGCGAGGAGATCCTGTCCGCGACCATCGAGGTGGTCGACCGGCTCGGGCTCGCGGCGACCCGGGTCTCGGACGTCGCGCACGCGCTGCACATCAGCCCGGGGCTGATCTTCTACCACTTCGGCACGAAGGACGCGCTCGTCGCGGATGCCTTCGCGCACGCCGTGGAACGCGACCTGTCGCGGCTGGACGCGGCCAACTCGCGCGGACGCGACCCGCTGGACCGGCTCCGCCGGGTGCTGCGGCTGTACGGCCCGACGGGTGCGGCCACCGGCTGGCGGCTGTGGATCGACGCCTGGGCACTGGCCCAGCGCGAACCGGTGATCCGCAAGGCGTTGCGCGGCATGGACCAGCGCTGGTGCACCGTGCTGCGCGAGGTCGTCGAGGACGGTGTCGAGGACGGGACCTTCGAGTGCGCCGAGCCGGCGGCCGCGGTCACCCGCGTCTCGGCCCTGCTGGACGGCCTGTCGGTCGCGATGCTGGTCTACCGCACCGTGACCCGGGCCGAGCTCAAGCGCTGGGTGGCCGAGTCGGTGGCCCGCGAGCTCGGGCTGGACCCGGCGGACCTGGTCTGAAGCGCTGCGGCGCACTCGGGCAGCCACATCACACCAGCCAGTGCGCTTGGTAGTCGGGGTCGGTCAGCGCGGCCCGGTCGAGCCGGAAGGCCGACAGGTCGAGGTCGGCGTCCGGTGCCGGCCCGCCGACGACCAGGTCGGCCAGCAGCCGGCCGAAGGTCGGCGCGAACTTGAACCCGTGCGCGGCGCCGAGACCGACGACCACCCGCTCGTGACCGGGCACGGGTGAGAGCACGAAGTCACGGTCCGGGGTCAGCGTGTACTGGCACCGCAGCGAACGCACCGGATGGCCGACGCCGGGCAGCATCGCCTGCAGGTGCTGGGCGAGCAGGGACTCCATCGCGGGGTCGACGTCGGTCGTCCGTCGGTCGGGATGCACGGTGGGGCCGCCGCAGTCCTGGGCCGCCTTGACCGTGGGCTCGCCGTAGCTGGGGAAGCCGTAGTACGAGGGGTCGTCCATCCAGATCCACAGCGGCATCCGGCCGGGCTGGAAGGGGGTGGCGTCGTCCGGCTGGAAGTACGTCACCTGCTCGAGGGTGACCTCGACCGGCACCTGCACCCCGAGGCCCTCGAGCACGTCGTTGACCCACGCGTCAGCACAGACGACCAGACCGCTGCAGAGCACCGGGCCGTGCACGGTCGCCACCTCGTATCCGCGCTCGCCCAGGTCGCGGACGGCGAGCACCGCGCTGCGCTCCCGCAGGTCGGCGCCGCGGCGGCGGGCCTGCTCCTGCATCACTCGGGTGCCGCGGCCGGCCGGCACGATCGCCGCGTCCGCCTGGTGCAGCGCCATCGTTCCCTCGGGCAGCCGGAACTGCGGCCACCGCTGGCGGACCGCGTCGACGTCCAGCCAGTCGTAGGCGATGCCGACCGCGTCCAGCGACGTGAGGTAGTCGACCGGGTTGATCGCGGCGTCCGCCGGGAACAGGTCCAGCCCGCCGACGACGGTGACCAACGACGCGTCCGCGTCGTGCTCCAGCCGGGCCCAGTCGGCGTAGGCCCGCTGGGTCAGCCGGACGTAGTCGGGCGTGTGGTAGCTGTGCCGCAGGATGCGGCTCGTGTCGTGGCTGGCGCCGCGCGAGTGGCCGAGCTCGAAGCGTTCGAGGCCCACCACGGAGTGGCCGCGCCCGGCGAGCTCCATCGCGGCCGCACTGCCGAGGGCACCGAGCCCGACGACCACGTAGTCGACCCGCTCGCTCATGGTTGCTCCCCCGTTCGGTGGCCGAGCCGGGGCAGCACCCAGCGCCGGATGTCGAGGCTGTCGTCCTCCATCGGCGCGAACCAGCCGTGCCGGTAGCTGCGCGACGACATCCCGCGCTGCACGGACTCGCAGATCGCCCAGTCCTGGCGGTTCACCAGGTCCCAGAAGTCCCCGGCGTCGGTGGGGTCGAAGTCGGGTTCACCGACCTCGGACGCCGCGAACAGCAGCGAGCACACCACCCGCGTCCGGTCGGCGGCGGTCGGCAGCAGCACGAATGCCGCGACGTGGTCCGCGGACGCCGACACCATCAGGTTCGGGTACACCAGGTCGCCCTTGTGCCGGGTCCGCTCGGCCTCGCTCAAACCCGGCAGCGGTGCGCGCGTCGTGGTGCCGGTGGTGGTGAACGTCCAGGCCCCCTCGCGGTGCGGGATCCCGTCGTCCCAGGTGAGGTCCGCGCCGCCACCGCCGAACGCCGGCACCAGCCGGGTCAGCTCGGGATGCACCGGGCCGCAGTGGTAGCACTCGTTGTAGTTCTCCAGCAGGACCTTGTAGTTGGCCGCGACGTCGTAGGTGAGCACCTGACCGGTGACGAGGTCGGCCAACCCGTAGTTGGCCAGCGTCGCCGCGGCCTTGGCGACCGACTCGCCGAGCGGCTGGGCGCGCTCAGGAGTCAGGTGCACGAACACGAACCCGCCCCAGACGTCCACCCCCACCGGCGCGAGCGAGAACGGCGCGAGGTCGTCGAGCTCCGCGTGCGGCGCCCGCAGCAGCCGGCCGTCCAGCCCGTACGTCCAGGAGTGGTACGGGCAGCGCAGCGCGCCGATCGAGCAGGCCACGGCCGGGCCGGCGGCGCCGTCGGGAGCGTCCGGGACGACCGGGCGCAGCTGGGACCCGCGGTGCCGGCAGACGTTGTAGACCGCGTGCAGCACACCGTGCTCGTCGCTGGTCACCAGCACGGACTCACCGGCCACGTCCGCCGTCAGCACCTGGGACGGCGCGGTGAGCCCGAGGTCGGACCGGCGCCCGAGGCAGAACCACTCGCCGTACAGCAGCGCCTCGCGCTCGGACCGCCAGGTCGCGTCGTCGACGTACATCTCGCGGGGCAGCGCGGGGACCAGGTCAGCCGTCGACATGCCGCACCACCTTCGTCCCTACTGATTCGCGAGTCAGTAACGGGAGCGATCGTCTCATGGGCGAACCCGCCGTCGCCACCGCTACCGCGTCCGGCTCAGGACGGCGTCCAGGTGGCACGCCACCCGGTGCCCGGACTCGTTGGGCAGCACCGTCAGCGGCACGGTCCGGCAGCTGTCGGCCACCCCGGCGCGCTCCGCCGTCCCGTCCGCCAGCATCGGGCACCGCGGGTGGAACCGGCAGCCCGCCGGGATGTGCGTCGGGTCCGGGATCTCACCGGTCAGCACGACCGGCTCGAGCTGCTCCATCTCGGGCACCACGGACAGCAGCGCCTGGGTGTACGGGTGCCGCGGCGCCTCGAGCACCTCCTCGGTGGTGCCGTGCTCGACCACGCGACCCAGGTACATGACCGCGATCCGGTCGGCGATGTTCCAGGCCAGTCCCAGGTCGTGCGTCACCACCACGATGCCCAGGCCGAGCTCGTCGCGCAGCCGCAGCAGCAGCGCCAGGATCTCGCCACGGATGGACGCGTCGAGCGAGGAGACCGGCTCGTCCGCGACCAGGAGCTCCGGCCGGAGCGCGAGCGCGCCGGCGATGAGCACCCGCTGCTTCTGGCCGCCGGACAGCTCGTGCGGGTACCGCAGGAACAGCCTCTCCGGTGGGCGCAGACCCGCCTCAGCGAGCGCGGCGGCGACCAGCTCTGGCTCGCTGCGGCCCTGCTCGTCGCCCTGCACGCGCTTGTGCAGCCGGATGCCCTCGGCCACCGACTCGTACACGGTCTGCCGCGGGTTCAGCGCGCCCGCGGCGTCCTGCAGGATCAGCTGGACCCGGCTGCGGAAGGCCCGCAGCCCACGGACGGAGTAGTCCAGCGGCGCGCCGTCGACCAGGACCTGGCCGGCGTCCGGCCGCTGCAGCCCGACCAGGGTGCGTGCGAGCGTGGTCTTGCCGGAGCCGGACTCGCCGACCAGCG contains:
- a CDS encoding oxidoreductase, yielding MTDTYRLADRDVHRIGYGAMQLPGPGVMGPPRDHDGALRVLRRAVELGVNHIDTAQYYGIGVSNGLIREALHPYPDDLAIVSKVGARRDAGGGWIAAQHPAQLREDVEENLRVLGVERLTAVNLRRMDEHADPADAVPFEDQLAEMVALREEGKIAGVGVSTVSAEQVETAIRLADIACVQNAFSLVDRGDADVLARCTAVGVAYVPYFPLGSAFPHLPKVTEQPQVQAVAARHGVPASRVGLAWVLSRAENVLLIPGTSSVDHLEDNLAAGDLTLSAQDLDELAGVRAG
- a CDS encoding histone deacetylase family protein, producing the protein MSQLTAPVVWSPATREHDPRHEIWVGVATQGTEVATRVDVILQALRDAGHRLVEAPGHGDDVLRQVHDGELLEFLATAAERWAAGPYAELVGQDRVVPYLFPTPAMTAGLPVRRPVSVHADAGRFAYDTMTLVGPGTWEAARAAVDCALEAAALVGAGERLAYALCRPPGHHATPAGFGGSCYLNNAAVAAEALRGQGHERVAVVDIDAHQGNGTAAIFYDRADVLYGSVHVDPGAGWFPHVVGYADETGVGPGVGATRNVPLAAGTGDGPWLAAVGDLAAWVAQAGCTALVVSLGVDAAADDPESPLLVTHDGYRGAGTVLGHTGLPSVVVQEGGYHLPSLGTLVAAYLDGHADGLS
- a CDS encoding P1 family peptidase; protein product: MSRAREIGIEIGVLPTGPTNSVLDVAGVGLGHATVVRDEPAPPQGRGVARTGVTTLLLAEDAYLRPVAAGGAVLNGAGECTGFLTAGEWGAVETPVYLTSTMQLGRVYDAACQIALEQHDAVADDVVIPVVGECDDSFLNDCRRMQVSEQDVRDAYARALASRGGEQAPAEGAVGAGTGMSCLGFKGGIGTSSRVTPDGHTVAVLLLTNFGERKRLTVDGTPLGRLLPPPEELSADRVEPDRPAGSCIGIVVTDAPVDSAGCARLARRIGLGLARTGSTAHHGSGEIFLAASTACRTDRDGGSSGIELVSGRGLDALFEAVVDAAEEAVLNSLLTAPTTVGRDANTSEGLDPALVTRLMGGAYRGRH
- a CDS encoding CocE/NonD family hydrolase — encoded protein: MAGTEREVRIPMADGVELAATLYLPDEANGPQPCLLEALPYRKDDLTSSYADSYQRLRDEYGYAVCRLDLRGTGSSGGDATDEYPEAEQSDLPSVIGWLAEQPWCSGNVGMWGTSYSGFNSLQIACERPPALKAVCGIYSSDDRWTDDVHWRGGALRLVDQVDYNHYMTPMCVLPPVPALWGEDWRDEWRRRLETNEPWALTWLRENRDGDYWRHGSVRVDTGTRGYERIECAVMIVAGWADGYRNNSFRTIAALREAGVPHRLLAGPWAHADPASAIPGPRIDLVPEMVAWWDRWLREDDSTPHEDRADVFVRTSTRPEPDLELHEGYWVSDTWPSPATAWATHELDGTRSLPVDPDVGTSAWIDCAGHLPWGLSGDQREDDVRSLTWDRPAGGEVLIGQPRLRLRVSADAPAASLSVKLCDVFDDGTSALVSRGSLDLAFRAGVHAATDPEPLVPGEVYDVTVELDACAYAFSPGQTLRVSVAGTDWPNTIAPPAPVTLTVHSAELDLPLWSGSERPAPAFTPGEPSSSEDPSDVAWTITRDVLARTTTCAVRSGSTYPVPYDGEATEHYAGEVVVDRRTFAQHAAATCTYRLSWPGIDVRVMSTMRIDVGAEGYAVAIDAEAYDGDELVSRRTWSEHVPR
- a CDS encoding aromatic ring-hydroxylating dioxygenase subunit alpha → MIDDMNADQVESVRRLAPAPGLPGQMMAADAYTSDEVLAWERRHLFAGTWTCLGRLDDLLPTPAEGRRTSQRALRVGDVSTLLVQDGETLRMFANTCRHRGHELLPEGEASHRRTVQCPYHAWTYAPSGELVGAPGFREDDTFDFAEHALVELPVREWEGWVFGHALHPLGDVDVPSFEAHLGALAGLVSPYAPGSLVLADRHTYEVAANWKVIAENYHECYHCPLIHPELCQVSPPTSGENYELPGAWVGGSMDLREGMSTMSMDGALAATPLPGVDPTRVEYLHLLPNLLVSAHPDYVMTHRMVPLSPGRTWVECSWLVAPPADGSAPSARGAVEFWDVTNKQDWGACESVQRGLASPHFRPGPFAPNEDAVMQVVAMIGQAYRTGRLEA
- a CDS encoding TetR/AcrR family transcriptional regulator produces the protein MTRGRRSVDVRREEILSATIEVVDRLGLAATRVSDVAHALHISPGLIFYHFGTKDALVADAFAHAVERDLSRLDAANSRGRDPLDRLRRVLRLYGPTGAATGWRLWIDAWALAQREPVIRKALRGMDQRWCTVLREVVEDGVEDGTFECAEPAAAVTRVSALLDGLSVAMLVYRTVTRAELKRWVAESVARELGLDPADLV
- the solA gene encoding N-methyl-L-tryptophan oxidase, which gives rise to MSERVDYVVVGLGALGSAAAMELAGRGHSVVGLERFELGHSRGASHDTSRILRHSYHTPDYVRLTQRAYADWARLEHDADASLVTVVGGLDLFPADAAINPVDYLTSLDAVGIAYDWLDVDAVRQRWPQFRLPEGTMALHQADAAIVPAGRGTRVMQEQARRRGADLRERSAVLAVRDLGERGYEVATVHGPVLCSGLVVCADAWVNDVLEGLGVQVPVEVTLEQVTYFQPDDATPFQPGRMPLWIWMDDPSYYGFPSYGEPTVKAAQDCGGPTVHPDRRTTDVDPAMESLLAQHLQAMLPGVGHPVRSLRCQYTLTPDRDFVLSPVPGHERVVVGLGAAHGFKFAPTFGRLLADLVVGGPAPDADLDLSAFRLDRAALTDPDYQAHWLV
- a CDS encoding aromatic ring-hydroxylating dioxygenase subunit alpha → MSTADLVPALPREMYVDDATWRSEREALLYGEWFCLGRRSDLGLTAPSQVLTADVAGESVLVTSDEHGVLHAVYNVCRHRGSQLRPVVPDAPDGAAGPAVACSIGALRCPYHSWTYGLDGRLLRAPHAELDDLAPFSLAPVGVDVWGGFVFVHLTPERAQPLGESVAKAAATLANYGLADLVTGQVLTYDVAANYKVLLENYNECYHCGPVHPELTRLVPAFGGGGADLTWDDGIPHREGAWTFTTTGTTTRAPLPGLSEAERTRHKGDLVYPNLMVSASADHVAAFVLLPTAADRTRVVCSLLFAASEVGEPDFDPTDAGDFWDLVNRQDWAICESVQRGMSSRSYRHGWFAPMEDDSLDIRRWVLPRLGHRTGEQP
- a CDS encoding ABC transporter ATP-binding protein → MRGGRAGASRLPGGPPGRLHPRGGTVSESKQPLLEARGAHVEFVTRAGAVARALDGVDLAVERGEIVALVGESGSGKTTLARTLVGLQRPDAGQVLVDGAPLDYSVRGLRAFRSRVQLILQDAAGALNPRQTVYESVAEGIRLHKRVQGDEQGRSEPELVAAALAEAGLRPPERLFLRYPHELSGGQKQRVLIAGALALRPELLVADEPVSSLDASIRGEILALLLRLRDELGLGIVVVTHDLGLAWNIADRIAVMYLGRVVEHGTTEEVLEAPRHPYTQALLSVVPEMEQLEPVVLTGEIPDPTHIPAGCRFHPRCPMLADGTAERAGVADSCRTVPLTVLPNESGHRVACHLDAVLSRTR